The genome window CATACTTCCAATGCGGCAATTCTTCCTAAAGATAAAATGCCTACTAGTGCTGCGTATTCTAAAGTATTAGATGAAATATCTCCTGAAGAAGTGAGCTATAATACCTCAAGTATATCTGAAGTTCCTACTGTAACATCAGCAGCAACTTTAGAAAATGCTACAGATATATTTTATAACTATATAACCTCCGATAACACCTTAGTTGGAGACGGAACTATAGGAATGAAATATGATGAGTATATAATAGAAGAGGGAGATAATCTTACAGTAATATCAAAAAAAATAGGCGTTAATTTGGATACATTAGTAAGTGTCAATAAGATGAGCAATGCCAATAGATTAAGACCAGGACAAAAAATTGTTATACCTAATCGTAATGGGTTATTATATACAGTAAAAAAAGATGAATCTCTAGAAGATATTGCTGAAAGATATGATGTATCATTAAATAGAGTTCTTTCCTTTAATAAAATAAGTGATCCTAATGATATTGAAGAGGGAGAAGATATATTTTTACCAGGAGCTAAATATACATTAGATGAAAGAATTGATAAATTTGGTCAAATGTTTAGTCTCCCTACAACTATAACTAGAATAAGCAGCGTATTTGGATATAGAGTTCACCCTATAACAGGAGTTAGAACCAAACATATGGGTGTTGATATACCTGGAAGGCTTAATACTCCTGTATATGCCGCAAGAAAAGGAAAGGTAATATTTGCAGGATACAGCGGCGGTTATGGTAACTTGGTAATAGTTCGTCATGATAAAGGATATACAACATATTACGGACACCTTAACTCTATAACTACAAGAGCAGGTGCTACTGTAGGTGTTGGTGTCATGATAGGAAGAATGGGAAGTACAGGAAGATCTACAGGAAGCCATTTGCATTTTGAAGTTAGAAGAAATGGTGTGGCACTTAATCCTGCTGACTTTATACCTATAAAGAAATTCCTAAGAGGAAGAAGATAAAAACTATTAATATTAAAATCAATTAGAGGGATTCTTTTTAAGAGTCCCTCTATTTTTTTAATATTTATACAATTTAATATATTTTTATTATATTACTATTTACAATTATATTTATTTTTGTATAATATTTTTATTATGAATGATATTATTAAAGTAATAAACATATTAAATGAAATACCAGAACCATTTTCTGTAGATGGGATAATAAAAACTTTTGAAGCTAGTTCTAAAGATTTTATAAAAAGTTTTGCAATATATTTTCATAAAGATAATACGGCAGAATCAAGATTATGGTATGTATCAGAAAATAAATTGGTTATAAATGAAAAAGAAAACAATAGAGAATATATCTTATCTGCAAGAGGAAATAGATTCGGTTCTATAATAATAAATACTAATAAAAACAAAAATGAAATATTAATACTTATTAATTACCTTTCAATAATACTATATAGTGAAAAATTATCATTTTTAGCAAACAGAGATAAACTTACAGGTCTATACAATAGAGGATATATTATTAAATATCTTCAAGAAAAAGAAACTTCAGATGAAATATATTCTATAGTAATAATAGATTTAGACAAATTCAAGCATTATAATGATACTTATGGTCATAATATAGGAGACCATGTATTAAAATTAGCCTCAAAAGTGATGAAGGATTCTTTAAAAAGCATAGAAAATAAATCTGTACTTGCAAGATATGGCGGAGAAGAATTTATCGTCGTATTTGATATACAGAATAAAAATGAACTTTTTAATGCTATGGAAAAAATAAGAAAATTCATTACAGAAACTGATTTTTCTACAGAGGAATATTCTCTTAAAGCAACAGCTTCTTTAGGCGGAGCAATAAAAGAAAAAAACGCATCATTAAGAACATTTATAAATAAAGCAGATCAATCGCTTTATAATGCTAAAGAAACCGGAAGAAATAAGTCTGTGATATTAGATTTATAAATGATACTAAGAAGCAATAATTTCAAAGTTAATAAAAAGTCACTTTTATTTAGCTTTAATAAAATAAAGCTAAATAAAAGTGGGAGATTATTTATGAAAAATACTATATAT of Brachyspira hampsonii contains these proteins:
- a CDS encoding GGDEF domain-containing protein, giving the protein MNDIIKVINILNEIPEPFSVDGIIKTFEASSKDFIKSFAIYFHKDNTAESRLWYVSENKLVINEKENNREYILSARGNRFGSIIINTNKNKNEILILINYLSIILYSEKLSFLANRDKLTGLYNRGYIIKYLQEKETSDEIYSIVIIDLDKFKHYNDTYGHNIGDHVLKLASKVMKDSLKSIENKSVLARYGGEEFIVVFDIQNKNELFNAMEKIRKFITETDFSTEEYSLKATASLGGAIKEKNASLRTFINKADQSLYNAKETGRNKSVILDL
- a CDS encoding M23 family metallopeptidase translates to MNNNKFKYTKIRKNNNIFSKIEDILFKIKSQFTKSNSIQRIRTTYVHSTRYTGKKNNIFLSIIKKFSLAAASLSLFIILSNFLIMNIRHTSNAAILPKDKMPTSAAYSKVLDEISPEEVSYNTSSISEVPTVTSAATLENATDIFYNYITSDNTLVGDGTIGMKYDEYIIEEGDNLTVISKKIGVNLDTLVSVNKMSNANRLRPGQKIVIPNRNGLLYTVKKDESLEDIAERYDVSLNRVLSFNKISDPNDIEEGEDIFLPGAKYTLDERIDKFGQMFSLPTTITRISSVFGYRVHPITGVRTKHMGVDIPGRLNTPVYAARKGKVIFAGYSGGYGNLVIVRHDKGYTTYYGHLNSITTRAGATVGVGVMIGRMGSTGRSTGSHLHFEVRRNGVALNPADFIPIKKFLRGRR